A single window of Sphingobacterium sp. ML3W DNA harbors:
- a CDS encoding STN and carboxypeptidase regulatory-like domain-containing protein, with translation MKVFFLYLFLSLNVGAATYAQKFTLDKRNISINYVFKEIRKQTGYNTLIDVKLLDKIKPIDINVKNVSIQEALKAAIMHNGLTYAIIEKNIIISEEDKAPSKIDAIQQDFTVEGKVLDDKGLALPGVTIQIKDMPHRTVKADENGFFKVQVFKGSVLILSYMGFQSQNITIANQEKLTIIMTQNQAQLEEVVVTALGIKRSEKGLGYAIQKVSGGSNECC, from the coding sequence ATGAAAGTGTTTTTTCTTTATTTATTTCTTTCCTTAAATGTGGGAGCAGCGACTTATGCTCAAAAGTTCACATTAGACAAAAGAAATATTTCCATTAATTATGTTTTCAAGGAAATAAGAAAACAAACAGGCTACAATACATTAATCGATGTCAAGCTTTTGGATAAAATCAAGCCCATCGATATTAATGTAAAAAACGTTAGTATTCAAGAAGCATTAAAAGCGGCGATAATGCATAATGGATTAACTTACGCCATCATTGAAAAAAACATCATCATTTCGGAAGAAGATAAAGCCCCAAGTAAAATTGATGCCATACAGCAAGATTTTACCGTTGAAGGCAAAGTTCTCGATGACAAAGGTCTAGCCCTTCCTGGAGTAACTATTCAGATCAAGGATATGCCCCATCGCACTGTTAAAGCAGATGAAAATGGATTTTTCAAAGTACAAGTCTTCAAAGGATCTGTCCTAATATTAAGTTATATGGGCTTTCAATCTCAAAATATCACTATCGCAAATCAGGAAAAATTAACGATAATAATGACGCAGAATCAAGCTCAGCTCGAAGAAGTTGTCGTTACCGCTTTGGGTATAAAGAGATCAGAAAAGGGATTGGGATACGCGATCCAGAAAGTATCGG
- a CDS encoding FecR family protein produces the protein MTNIKTKIIDLLRKPIWSYDEKKWILQYLEEYEDTELRALMHEHFIQDATIEEHHNLEDAKILLDHIHLQITDTSITKKQSIFDSMKRYWSSVAAAIALVSFISYLTWNNQVENIAKTASSASINQEAMTWGKKATLKLSNGTVINLDDLQNGQALTLKGIIIRKTADGTIRYEYNLHNPLANDTPISNTINTPKGGEYQVTLPDGSKVWLNAMSSLTYHIPFAPNNRTVHIEGEAYFEIAKDSKRPFIVHANQVEVKVLGTHFNVSAYASDPEIKTTLLEGSVQISNNALAQRSSPVIMTPGQQAIVSTIKSDPIKLIQIDTADAMSWRNGYFIFHREDIHGVMEKVGRWYDLDIKFKGKLEDRKFEGTISRMESPSTLIKALQLTGIAKFKLEGRTIIVEE, from the coding sequence ATGACAAACATAAAAACCAAAATCATTGATTTATTGCGTAAACCTATTTGGTCTTACGACGAAAAAAAATGGATATTACAATATTTAGAGGAGTATGAAGACACTGAACTAAGAGCATTGATGCATGAGCACTTTATTCAAGATGCTACCATAGAAGAACATCATAATTTAGAAGATGCTAAAATCTTGCTAGACCATATCCACCTACAAATCACGGATACTTCTATTACTAAAAAACAATCCATTTTCGATAGCATGAAGAGGTACTGGTCGAGTGTTGCTGCTGCAATTGCCTTAGTTTCATTCATTAGCTATCTGACCTGGAATAACCAAGTTGAAAATATAGCTAAAACGGCATCTTCTGCAAGCATAAACCAAGAGGCAATGACCTGGGGTAAGAAAGCAACACTGAAATTATCAAATGGAACGGTAATCAATCTTGATGATCTTCAAAATGGTCAAGCGCTAACACTAAAGGGTATCATCATCCGAAAAACTGCAGATGGAACTATTCGTTATGAATATAATCTTCATAATCCATTGGCTAACGACACCCCCATTTCAAACACCATAAACACTCCCAAAGGAGGTGAGTATCAAGTAACCCTGCCTGACGGTAGTAAAGTATGGCTCAATGCGATGAGCTCACTAACTTACCATATACCATTTGCACCCAATAACCGTACAGTGCATATTGAAGGGGAAGCATACTTTGAAATTGCGAAAGATAGCAAACGCCCTTTTATTGTACACGCTAATCAAGTAGAGGTAAAAGTACTCGGTACACATTTTAATGTATCGGCATATGCTTCCGATCCTGAAATAAAAACAACTTTACTAGAAGGTTCTGTCCAAATCAGCAACAACGCTTTAGCGCAACGCTCATCACCTGTCATCATGACTCCCGGTCAGCAAGCTATTGTATCCACAATAAAGTCTGATCCTATTAAATTGATTCAGATAGACACAGCTGATGCAATGTCGTGGAGAAATGGATATTTTATATTCCATAGAGAGGATATCCACGGTGTGATGGAAAAAGTAGGCCGGTGGTATGATCTTGATATCAAATTCAAAGGAAAGTTAGAAGATAGAAAATTTGAAGGCACCATTTCTAGAATGGAAAGTCCAAGTACATTGATAAAAGCATTACAACTAACCGGAATTGCAAAATTTAAACTTGAAGGGAGGACAATAATCGTAGAAGAATAA